The Cyclobacterium amurskyense genome contains the following window.
CTACTATGGACATCGCCATTAAAGATGGTAAGGTGGCAAAAGTGGCTAAGTCAATCGCAGGTAAAGATGCGGCCAAAGTTATTGAAGCTGATGGTCTTGTTGTAACTCCCGGGTTGATTGATATTCATGGCCATGTATTTCACGGTACAAAACCAAACCATTACTTAAGTGACGGCCTTACGGCTTTACCACCTGATGGTTTCACTTTCCGAGTAGGTGTTACCACTATTGTTGATTGTGGTGGCGTTGGATGGAAGAACTTTGATACCTTCAAAAAAAATGTAATAGACGCAAGCAAAACTAGGGTATTGAGTTTTATGAATATCGTTGGTGAAGGCATGCGTGGTGGAGCCTGGGAACAAAATACGGGCGATATGGATGCCAAATTGAGTGGCATGGTAGCTAATCAAAACCGTAAACACATTGTAGGCTTTAAGGTAGCGCATTATGGTAACCGTGACTGGATTCCAATTGACAAAGCGGTGGAAGCAGGTAGAATTGCTAATATGCCTGTAATTGTTGATTTCGGTGGATCTACCGCTTTCGAACCTCTTTCTATTCGTGAATTGTTTTTTGAGCGATTAAGACCAGGGGATATTTATACCCATACTTATGCTGAACTTAATGGTTCAAGGGAAACAGTGATAAACCGCGAAAGCAGAGAGTTGGAACCATTTATTTTGGATGCACAAAAAAGAGGAATCATTTTTGACGTAGGTTATGGTGGTGCTAGCTTCGAATTTAAGCAAGCAATTCCTGCTTTGGCTGCTGGATTTTATCCAAACACCATCAGTACTGATCTTCATACAGGAAGTATGAATGCTGCTATGAAAGACATGCTTAATGTAATGACTACCTTTTTGGCAATGGGAATGGAACTTCCTGATGTTATAGAAGCAAGTACATGGAAACCTGCTCAAGTCATTCAAAGGACAGAATTGGGACACCTTTCTGAAGGAGCCATAGCTGACCTTAGCATTTTAAATATTAGAGAAGGTGATTTTACACTTTGGGATAGAACTGGACAAAAAGTCCCTTCTGAAAATAAATTAGAGTGTGAAGTAACCCTTAAAGATGGTAAAGTGGTTTATGATTTAAATGGACGTTCCATTAAATAATAATAGAAGGCCCTTTAGACTAGGCCTAATTGAGATAAAATAAAAAAGTCCTTCATTATGAAGGACTTTTTTTGCTTTAGTACTATTTGAAAATATTATAACTGAGCTTCCAATTTATCAACAAGTACAGATTTAGGAACTGCACCTACTACTTTATCTACTACCTCTCCACCTTTGAAGATCAAGAGAGTTGGAATACTTCTGATTCCGAATCTGCCTGGAATATCTTGGTTGGCATCTACATCTATTTTACCGATGGTGACCTTACCATCATAATCTCCCGCAAGTTCTTCTACTATTGGGCCAATCATTTTACAAGGTCCGCACCATTCTGCCCAAAAATCTACCAATACTGGCTGTTCAGATTTGATTACTTCATCAAAACTGCTATCTGTAATTTCTATTGCTTTTGCCATTTTAATGTAATTATGGTTTTTATTAAAATATATAACTTAATCAGTTTCACCATCAATAAGTTCCAGACTGATCAAATTAATTTTTACGTCAAATGATTTTGTAGGCAACTTCGGGGATTTGATTCAATGCTTCGATTAGTTCATTTGATGGGTCTACCCTGTACTTGGAGGATATAAGATCCAATGTCAAATTCTCTTTATTGTCTATAATATTTATATATAATTTAGCATCACCTTGGTATTTTTGGGTAATGGCCTCTAATTTTTCCATTAATTCCAATCCAAGATCATCCAGGTCTATATGCACCCTTAAACCTTTAATCATTTTACCTCTTATTTCATTTAGTAAAGTGATTTGGCTGATTTTAAATTCAAATTCTTCAGGGTTGTATTTTTTTGGATGGATAGCACCTGTAATATATAAAAACCAGTTGTGCATGAAATACTCCTTGAATCTCACATAATCCTCCCCAAAGATGAAAAAGGTATGGCCACCATGATAATCTTCCATGGTAAGGGTGCCAAACGGTTTTCCATTTTTAGTTGTTCGGTGGGCAAAGGAGGTTACGGCACCTGCAATTTTAATATCTCCTTTCGATTTCAGCTTATTGACATCTGCCAGTTCTGGTAATCCTGTATTGGTAAATGCTTCTATCTCCACCTTGTACTGATCCAGAGGATGACCAGAAATATAAAGCCCTACGACTTCCTTTTCAATATTCAACTGTTGCAATTGACTAAAGGGTTCCATAGGAGGAATAGTTGGAACAGGAATGTCCAATCCACCACCGCCGCCAAACATTGAGACCTGTGAACTTTCTTCTTCTTGAATTACCTTCTGCGCATATTTTACGGCTTTCTCTAAAAGAGAAGCCTCTCCTTCGGGTGCTTCTAGGTATTGTCTGCGGTGAAAGTCTACAAAACAATCAAAACCACCAGCCATGGCCAATACTTCCATGGTTTTTTTATTGACTGCTTTGAGGTTTACCCTTTTGGTAAAGGAAAAGATGTCTTTGTAAAGGCCTGCTTTTTCCCTTTCTTCAATTATGGCATGTACAGCGGCATTTCCAGCACCTTTGATTGCTGCCAGACCAAACCTTACCTGTCCTTCCATATTTACTGTAAAATCACTTTTGGACTCATTAACATCAGGACCAAGAACTTGAATGCCCATACGCTTACATTCTTCCATAAAGAAGGTGACCTGCGTAATGTCATTCATGTTATTGCTCAATACTGAGGCCATGTATTCAGCAGGGTAATGTGCTTTTAGGTAGGCCGTTTGATAGGCAATCCAAGCGTAGCAAGTGGAGTGGGACTTGTTAAAGGCATAAGAAGCAAAAGCCTCCCAGTCTTTCCATATTTTTTCTAATTTTTTACTGTCGTGGCCTTTGGCTGCTGCCTGATTGACGAACTTTGGCTTCATCTGATCCAGAACGTTCTTCTGTTTCTTACCCATGGCTTTACGCAGTACATCTGCCTCACCTTTGGTAAAATCAGCCAGCTTCTGCGACAGAAGCATCACTTGTTCCTGGTAGACTGTGATCCCATAAGTTTCTTCCAGGTATTCCTTCATGTCCTCGAGATCATAAGTAATGGTCTCTAATCCATGTTTTCTTTTAATGAAACTAGGAATGTATTCCAAAGGACCTGGCCTGTACAAGGCATTCATGGCGATAAGGTCAGCAAATACAGTAGGTTTTAACTCCCTCATGTATTTTTGCATACCTGCAGATTCATACTGGAATATACCTACCGTT
Protein-coding sequences here:
- a CDS encoding amidohydrolase/deacetylase family metallohydrolase, which translates into the protein MKLKYRLLLVAMVFTCSLVSAQTYDMLIKGGRLIDPKNNIDATMDIAIKDGKVAKVAKSIAGKDAAKVIEADGLVVTPGLIDIHGHVFHGTKPNHYLSDGLTALPPDGFTFRVGVTTIVDCGGVGWKNFDTFKKNVIDASKTRVLSFMNIVGEGMRGGAWEQNTGDMDAKLSGMVANQNRKHIVGFKVAHYGNRDWIPIDKAVEAGRIANMPVIVDFGGSTAFEPLSIRELFFERLRPGDIYTHTYAELNGSRETVINRESRELEPFILDAQKRGIIFDVGYGGASFEFKQAIPALAAGFYPNTISTDLHTGSMNAAMKDMLNVMTTFLAMGMELPDVIEASTWKPAQVIQRTELGHLSEGAIADLSILNIREGDFTLWDRTGQKVPSENKLECEVTLKDGKVVYDLNGRSIK
- the trxA gene encoding thioredoxin translates to MAKAIEITDSSFDEVIKSEQPVLVDFWAEWCGPCKMIGPIVEELAGDYDGKVTIGKIDVDANQDIPGRFGIRSIPTLLIFKGGEVVDKVVGAVPKSVLVDKLEAQL